The proteins below are encoded in one region of uncultured Eubacteriales bacterium:
- a CDS encoding conserved membrane hypothetical protein (Evidence 4 : Homologs of previously reported genes of unknown function), giving the protein MDRKLFRSILWIITYAVLLMLFIVNFTEVRGWFGTLLEVLRPLFIGFAIAFVLSRPTQFFYQVYRHRLDRTRAEKLARPLAVTTAYLVLIILLVTFFSIVLPKLAESIHLFLGSLSDYMKNAQSWVNWILSSFNLDTLGTLDFSRFSDLIKSTLTTAVNTITTAVPQILAFTGNLISIVVTTFLSIIFSIYMLAGRETMLTQCRRVLRAYVPKPLADGISDVTALTAETFSAYVSGQLIEACILGGLCTLGTLFIQPDYAPLIGIIIGVSALIPMVGALLGGAVAAMLLVMVSPLKTLIFLVFLLALQQFEGNVIYPRVVGSNIGLPAIWVLAAVTVGGGLLGFVGILVSVPVASVLYTLLRRDVHRRLGED; this is encoded by the coding sequence ATGGATAGAAAACTTTTCCGCAGCATCTTGTGGATCATTACCTACGCGGTACTGCTGATGCTCTTTATCGTTAACTTTACTGAGGTGCGCGGTTGGTTCGGCACACTGCTGGAGGTGTTACGGCCTCTCTTCATCGGTTTTGCCATCGCCTTCGTGCTCAGTCGGCCTACCCAGTTTTTCTATCAGGTCTATCGCCATCGGCTGGACAGGACCCGGGCGGAGAAACTGGCCCGCCCTCTGGCGGTGACGACGGCCTACCTGGTGCTCATCATACTCCTGGTTACGTTTTTCTCCATCGTCCTGCCTAAGCTTGCCGAGAGCATCCACCTCTTCCTCGGCAGCCTGAGCGACTATATGAAAAACGCCCAAAGCTGGGTCAACTGGATTCTCTCCAGTTTCAATCTGGATACTCTGGGCACACTGGACTTCTCCCGGTTCTCCGACCTTATCAAGAGCACCCTCACCACCGCCGTCAATACCATCACCACGGCGGTGCCCCAAATTCTGGCCTTCACCGGGAACCTCATTTCCATCGTGGTGACCACCTTCCTCTCCATCATCTTCTCCATCTATATGCTTGCCGGGCGGGAGACGATGCTCACCCAGTGCCGCAGGGTTCTGCGGGCCTATGTCCCAAAGCCTTTGGCAGACGGTATCAGCGACGTGACTGCCCTGACGGCTGAGACCTTTTCGGCTTACGTCTCCGGCCAGCTCATCGAGGCCTGCATCCTGGGCGGGCTGTGCACTCTGGGCACCCTCTTCATTCAGCCGGACTATGCGCCACTCATCGGCATCATCATCGGCGTCTCTGCCCTTATCCCCATGGTAGGCGCGCTTTTGGGCGGAGCGGTGGCTGCCATGCTCCTTGTTATGGTCAGCCCGTTGAAGACCCTGATCTTCCTTGTTTTCCTCCTCGCCCTCCAGCAGTTCGAGGGGAACGTCATCTACCCCCGCGTAGTGGGCAGCAACATCGGCCTGCCTGCCATCTGGGTCCTGGCGGCTGTTACCGTAGGCGGCGGTCTGCTGGGGTTCGTTGGAATCCTTGTGAGTGTGCCCGTGGCCTCGGTGCTCTATACCCTGCTCCGCCGGGACGTGCACCGGCGGCTGGGGGAAGACTAA
- the iscS gene encoding cysteine desulfurase (tRNA sulfurtransferase), PLP-dependent (Evidence 2a : Function of homologous gene experimentally demonstrated in an other organism; PubMedId : 10393315, 10544286, 10600118, 10739946, 10781558, 10781607, 10829016, 10908675, 12549933, 12860127, 20068850, 20245547, 20347927, 21326031, 21576235, 8663056, 9298646; Product type e : enzyme), which yields MSRTVYADHAATTALSDVALNAMIPYFKTKYGNPSSLYSFAQAAKADLEQARADVAACLGAKPEEIYFTSGGTEADNWALKGVAELRGSKGKHVITTTIEHHAILHTAEYLEKAGFEVTYLPVDSEGFVNPEDVKAAIRPDTILISIMAANNEIGTIEPIAEIGKIAKEAGVLFHTDAVQAVGHIGVNVDDWNVDLLSLSGHKFHGPRGVGVLYVRKPLRLPPLIHGGGQEKGRRSGTENVAGAVGLAAALKEAVSMLDEEGGRLSALRDKLMDGLVASIPRSKITGPRENRLPGTASLVFECVEGESILLLLDGNGISSSSGSACSSASLDPSHVLLGIGLPHEIAHGSVRLSLGRENTDDDVDYMLEVIPKVITRLRAMSPIWEE from the coding sequence ATGTCAAGAACCGTATACGCCGATCACGCGGCGACTACCGCCCTGTCGGACGTCGCGCTGAACGCTATGATACCCTATTTCAAGACAAAGTATGGCAACCCCTCCAGCCTTTACAGCTTTGCTCAGGCGGCCAAGGCCGACCTGGAGCAGGCCCGGGCCGACGTCGCCGCCTGCCTGGGGGCGAAGCCTGAGGAGATTTACTTCACCTCCGGCGGCACAGAGGCCGACAACTGGGCACTCAAGGGTGTGGCTGAGCTACGGGGGAGTAAGGGCAAGCACGTCATCACCACCACCATTGAGCACCACGCCATCCTCCATACAGCCGAGTACCTGGAGAAGGCGGGCTTTGAGGTCACCTATCTCCCGGTGGACAGCGAGGGCTTTGTTAATCCCGAGGACGTGAAGGCCGCCATCCGGCCCGACACCATCCTCATCTCGATCATGGCCGCCAACAACGAAATCGGTACCATTGAACCTATCGCTGAGATCGGCAAGATTGCTAAGGAGGCCGGTGTCCTCTTCCACACCGACGCGGTCCAGGCAGTGGGGCATATCGGAGTGAACGTGGACGACTGGAACGTGGACCTTCTGAGCCTTTCAGGTCACAAATTCCACGGGCCCCGGGGCGTCGGCGTGCTCTACGTCCGCAAACCTCTGCGTCTGCCCCCGCTTATCCACGGCGGCGGGCAGGAAAAGGGCCGCCGCTCCGGAACCGAGAACGTGGCCGGGGCCGTGGGCCTCGCCGCCGCTCTAAAGGAGGCGGTAAGCATGCTGGATGAGGAGGGCGGGCGTCTCTCCGCCCTGCGGGACAAGCTGATGGACGGCCTGGTAGCCTCTATCCCCCGCAGCAAGATCACCGGCCCCAGGGAAAACCGCCTTCCCGGAACCGCCAGCCTTGTCTTTGAGTGCGTGGAGGGAGAATCCATTCTCCTCCTTTTGGACGGGAACGGTATCTCCTCCTCCTCCGGCTCAGCCTGCTCCTCCGCCTCCCTGGACCCATCCCACGTCCTTTTGGGTATAGGACTCCCCCATGAGATCGCCCACGGCTCGGTCCGGCTCTCTCTTGGTCGAGAAAACACCGATGACGATGTGGACTATATGTTGGAGGTAATACCCAAAGTAATCACCCGCCTGCGGGCCATGTCCCCCATCTGGGAGGAGTAG
- the iscU gene encoding scaffold protein (Evidence 2a : Function of homologous gene experimentally demonstrated in an other organism; PubMedId : 10393315, 11994302, 15153099; Product type f : factor) gives MYSEKVMDHFSNPRNVGEVENPNAEGQVGNQKCGDIMKMTMRIENGVIEDVRFKTFGCGAAVATSSMATEMVKGKTIEEALKLTNAAVAEALDGLPPQKLHCSVLAEEAIKAAISDYYTRQGLDPAPIVGGGCGGCCGGCGHDHGCCG, from the coding sequence ATGTATTCTGAAAAAGTAATGGACCATTTCTCCAACCCCCGCAATGTGGGTGAGGTGGAAAACCCCAACGCCGAGGGCCAGGTGGGCAATCAGAAGTGCGGCGATATCATGAAGATGACCATGCGGATTGAAAATGGCGTCATTGAGGACGTGCGCTTTAAAACCTTCGGCTGCGGCGCTGCAGTGGCCACCAGCTCTATGGCCACCGAAATGGTGAAGGGCAAGACCATTGAGGAAGCCCTCAAGCTCACCAACGCGGCGGTGGCTGAGGCCTTGGACGGTCTTCCCCCGCAGAAGCTCCACTGCTCCGTCCTGGCGGAGGAGGCCATCAAGGCCGCCATCTCCGACTATTACACCCGCCAGGGCCTGGACCCCGCCCCCATCGTGGGCGGCGGGTGCGGCGGGTGCTGCGGCGGCTGTGGCCACGACCACGGCTGCTGCGGCTGA
- the metN gene encoding DL-methionine transporter subunit; ATP-binding component of ABC superfamily (Evidence 2a : Function of homologous gene experimentally demonstrated in an other organism; PubMedId : 12169620, 12218041; Product type t : transporter): protein MIELRGLSKTFPTADGDFAALKDVSLTIANGDVFGIVGMSGAGKSTLVRCVNLLERPTSGAVLIDGEDMTALSPKALREKRRSISMIFQQFNLLMQRTCLKNICFPMEIAGMSADQARKRALELLDIVGLPDKAEAYPAQLSGGQKQRVAIARALASDPKVLLCDEATSALDPTTTRSILRLIQNINKRLGLTVVVITHEMAVVEEICSHVAILDHGLVAETGTVADIFQNPKSEAGKRLVYPDGVGAKIEAFHAPKVVRVVFNGGSAYEPLIASLAIDCGVKVNILGADTRNIEGKAFGSMLLGLPEDPAEAEKAMHYIRAQANVTAEEVQESHG, encoded by the coding sequence ATGATTGAATTGCGGGGGCTTTCCAAGACATTTCCCACCGCAGACGGGGACTTCGCAGCGCTGAAGGACGTAAGTCTGACCATCGCGAATGGGGATGTCTTTGGCATTGTGGGCATGAGCGGCGCTGGCAAGTCCACACTGGTGCGCTGCGTCAACCTGCTGGAGCGGCCCACCTCCGGGGCGGTTCTCATCGATGGGGAGGACATGACCGCCCTCTCGCCCAAGGCCCTGCGGGAGAAACGCCGCTCCATCAGCATGATCTTCCAGCAGTTCAACCTGCTCATGCAGCGCACCTGCCTTAAAAATATCTGCTTCCCCATGGAGATCGCCGGCATGAGCGCCGACCAGGCCCGCAAGCGGGCGCTGGAGCTGCTGGACATCGTGGGCCTGCCCGATAAGGCGGAGGCCTACCCCGCCCAGCTCTCGGGCGGGCAGAAGCAGCGCGTCGCCATCGCCCGGGCCTTGGCGTCCGACCCTAAGGTCCTTCTCTGCGACGAGGCCACCTCCGCCCTGGACCCCACCACCACGAGGAGTATCCTCCGCCTCATTCAGAATATCAACAAGCGCCTGGGTCTCACCGTGGTGGTTATTACCCACGAGATGGCCGTGGTGGAGGAGATATGCTCCCACGTCGCCATCCTGGATCACGGCCTTGTGGCCGAGACCGGCACGGTGGCCGATATCTTCCAGAATCCCAAGAGCGAGGCGGGTAAGCGCCTGGTTTACCCCGACGGCGTAGGTGCCAAGATTGAGGCGTTTCACGCCCCCAAGGTGGTCCGCGTGGTCTTCAACGGCGGCTCTGCTTATGAGCCGCTCATCGCCAGCCTTGCCATCGACTGCGGCGTGAAGGTAAACATCCTGGGGGCAGACACCCGCAATATCGAAGGCAAGGCGTTTGGCTCCATGCTCCTGGGCCTCCCGGAGGATCCGGCAGAGGCCGAGAAGGCCATGCACTACATCAGGGCACAAGCTAACGTAACTGCGGAGGAGGTGCAGGAGAGCCATGGTTGA
- the metI gene encoding DL-methionine transporter subunit; membrane component protein of ABC superfamily (Evidence 2a : Function of homologous gene experimentally demonstrated in an other organism; PubMedId : 12169620, 12218041, 12819857; Product type t : transporter), giving the protein MVDFFSDPKIVQQLGYLSGGLLDAVWQTLYATVLSTLFAHLLGIPLGVLLVVGEEGGVRPLPGALMKALNVVVNLLRSVPFLILMVVVFPLSRLLLGSSIGTPATIVPLTIAAFPFVARLVESALREVDRGVVEAAQAMGCSPMQLITKVLLPEGRPALISAFTTAFITILSYGAMSGAIGGGGLGSMAINLGHTRNMTLVLWVAVIVLVILVQIFQSVGTYLSVRLDKRITRRGKK; this is encoded by the coding sequence ATGGTTGATTTCTTCAGCGACCCGAAAATCGTCCAGCAGTTGGGCTACCTATCCGGCGGCCTGCTTGACGCGGTGTGGCAAACCCTCTACGCAACCGTTCTCTCCACACTCTTCGCCCATCTTCTGGGCATCCCTCTGGGCGTCCTTTTGGTGGTGGGTGAGGAGGGGGGCGTTCGCCCCCTTCCCGGCGCGCTGATGAAGGCTCTTAACGTTGTCGTCAACCTTCTGCGCTCGGTGCCCTTCCTCATCCTCATGGTGGTGGTGTTTCCCCTGTCTCGCCTCCTCTTGGGCAGCAGCATCGGCACCCCGGCCACCATCGTCCCTCTCACCATCGCCGCCTTTCCCTTCGTGGCCCGGCTGGTGGAATCAGCCCTCCGCGAGGTGGACCGGGGCGTGGTGGAAGCCGCCCAGGCCATGGGCTGCTCCCCCATGCAGCTCATTACGAAGGTCCTCCTCCCCGAGGGGCGGCCCGCCCTCATCTCGGCTTTCACCACCGCGTTCATCACTATTCTCAGCTACGGGGCCATGTCGGGCGCCATCGGCGGCGGCGGCCTGGGCAGCATGGCCATCAACCTGGGCCATACCCGCAATATGACTTTGGTCCTCTGGGTAGCGGTCATCGTCCTGGTCATTCTGGTGCAGATCTTCCAGTCTGTCGGCACCTACCTGTCCGTCCGGCTGGATAAGCGCATCACCCGGCGGGGCAAGAAGTAA
- the metQ gene encoding DL-methionine transporter subunit; periplasmic-binding component of ABC superfamily (Evidence 2a : Function of homologous gene experimentally demonstrated in an other organism; PubMedId : 12169620, 12218041, 12819857, 1459951; Product type t : transporter): MKKKLSALALTAALLISALSGCSTAGKSATTIKVGATPAPHAEVLEVAKEILAKQNITLEIQVFDDYVLPNTALEEGDLDANYFQHITYLNGFNEEHGTHLVSVANIHYEPFAIYPGQTASLADLKDGDKIAVPNDGTNEARALLLLEAQGLLKLKEGVGLSATKLDIAENPHNYDIVEMEAKLLPSALPDVAVAIINGNYALGAGLTSDQALVFEDAAKSAEPYVNVLAVKEGNEDNEAIKALVKALQSDEVKKFMEEKYGSAVVPAF; encoded by the coding sequence ATGAAAAAGAAACTGTCCGCTCTTGCACTCACCGCCGCGCTGCTCATTTCCGCCCTGTCCGGCTGCTCGACCGCCGGCAAGAGCGCCACCACCATCAAGGTGGGGGCCACTCCCGCGCCCCATGCCGAGGTGCTGGAGGTCGCCAAGGAAATCCTTGCTAAGCAAAACATCACCCTAGAGATTCAGGTCTTCGACGACTATGTCCTGCCCAACACCGCCCTGGAGGAGGGCGATCTGGACGCCAACTACTTCCAGCATATTACCTACCTCAACGGTTTTAATGAGGAACACGGCACCCATCTGGTCAGCGTCGCCAACATCCACTACGAGCCCTTCGCCATCTATCCCGGCCAGACCGCCAGCCTCGCCGACCTGAAGGACGGGGACAAGATCGCCGTTCCCAACGACGGCACCAACGAAGCCCGCGCCCTCCTCCTGCTGGAGGCCCAGGGGCTCCTCAAACTGAAAGAGGGCGTCGGCCTCTCCGCCACCAAGCTGGACATTGCCGAGAACCCCCACAACTATGACATCGTGGAGATGGAGGCTAAGCTCCTGCCCTCCGCCCTGCCCGACGTGGCGGTCGCTATCATCAACGGCAACTACGCCCTGGGCGCGGGCCTTACCTCCGACCAGGCTCTGGTATTTGAGGATGCCGCTAAGTCCGCCGAGCCCTACGTCAACGTTCTGGCCGTCAAGGAGGGCAACGAAGACAACGAGGCCATTAAGGCCCTCGTGAAGGCGCTTCAGAGTGACGAGGTCAAAAAATTTATGGAGGAGAAGTACGGCTCTGCCGTGGTTCCCGCTTTCTAA
- a CDS encoding conserved hypothetical protein (Evidence 4 : Homologs of previously reported genes of unknown function) gives MHLFLTGPVGCGKSTVIQKTVALGGLRVGGFRTGFGPDRREAVHSLYLWNAWEKTVLDEEHTVARFGPGGVISLPKRFDALGCAALDCPGAELILMDECGRLEREARRFHAAVLRTLGGNTSVLGVVRQGFPGWTRAIAEHPRVELIEVTEENRNALPEELLHKLEKHDPPSP, from the coding sequence ATGCATCTCTTTCTCACCGGGCCGGTGGGCTGCGGGAAGAGCACGGTAATACAAAAGACCGTGGCTCTGGGTGGCTTGCGGGTGGGCGGCTTCCGCACCGGGTTCGGGCCCGACAGGCGGGAGGCGGTTCATTCTCTCTACCTCTGGAACGCATGGGAGAAGACCGTCCTTGATGAGGAGCATACGGTGGCCCGGTTCGGCCCCGGCGGCGTCATCTCTCTGCCAAAGCGGTTCGACGCGTTGGGATGCGCCGCGTTGGACTGCCCGGGCGCGGAGCTCATTCTTATGGATGAGTGCGGGCGGCTGGAGAGGGAGGCGCGGCGGTTTCATGCCGCCGTGCTCAGGACCCTGGGCGGGAACACCTCCGTGCTCGGCGTGGTGCGCCAAGGCTTTCCAGGCTGGACGCGGGCTATCGCAGAGCATCCGCGGGTGGAGCTTATTGAGGTCACAGAGGAAAACCGAAATGCCCTGCCGGAGGAGCTTTTGCACAAGCTGGAAAAGCATGACCCGCCGTCTCCCTAG
- a CDS encoding Iron chelate uptake ABC transporter, FeCT family, permease protein codes for MEVVARSNRKKRLIILALCLLLLAVCALSVTVGRYPVPLRELGGMLLSKFVSIEPFWTSTMEKVLFNVRLPRLAMACLVGCALSTAGCAYQGVFQNPMASPDILGASKGAAFGAALAILLGAGGAIVMGAAFLSGLLSLALVLLASARAKGKRVVNLILAGIIVSSLFEAGTSYIKLVADPSDTLPSITYWLMGSIAGATGRELTFVFWPVLAGSVVLFLLRWQLGILTLGEDEARAMGVNAPAVRMAVLLCATLLTAVSVSTAGVISWVGLVVPHLARRLVGSNYRYLMPASMVLGSLFLLVVDGISRNLLLTEIPLGILTAVVGAPFFLYLMTRGGGEV; via the coding sequence ATGGAGGTCGTGGCCCGGTCCAACCGAAAAAAGCGCCTCATCATCCTGGCTCTGTGCCTGCTTTTGCTTGCCGTCTGCGCCCTCTCGGTCACTGTAGGGCGTTACCCCGTTCCCCTGCGGGAGTTGGGCGGAATGCTCCTCTCCAAATTCGTTTCCATCGAGCCTTTCTGGACCTCCACCATGGAAAAGGTGCTTTTCAACGTCCGCCTGCCCCGGCTGGCGATGGCTTGCCTGGTCGGCTGCGCCCTATCGACGGCAGGCTGCGCCTACCAGGGTGTGTTCCAAAATCCCATGGCCTCCCCCGATATCCTGGGCGCGTCCAAGGGCGCGGCCTTCGGCGCGGCCCTCGCCATACTTTTGGGTGCGGGGGGCGCAATAGTCATGGGCGCCGCGTTCCTATCCGGCCTTCTCTCCCTGGCCCTGGTGCTATTGGCCAGCGCCCGGGCCAAGGGTAAGCGGGTAGTCAACCTCATCCTGGCGGGCATCATCGTCAGCTCCCTTTTCGAGGCGGGCACCTCCTACATCAAGCTGGTGGCCGACCCCAGCGATACCCTCCCCAGCATCACCTACTGGCTCATGGGCAGTATCGCCGGGGCCACGGGGCGAGAGCTCACTTTCGTCTTCTGGCCCGTGCTGGCGGGCTCCGTCGTGCTCTTCCTGCTGCGCTGGCAGCTGGGCATCCTCACCCTAGGCGAGGACGAGGCCCGTGCCATGGGGGTAAACGCCCCCGCCGTCCGCATGGCCGTCCTCCTGTGCGCCACACTGCTCACCGCCGTCAGCGTTTCAACGGCGGGGGTCATCAGTTGGGTAGGGCTGGTGGTACCCCACCTGGCCCGAAGGCTGGTGGGGAGCAACTACCGCTACCTGATGCCCGCCTCTATGGTTCTGGGGTCTCTCTTTCTCTTAGTGGTAGACGGCATCTCCCGCAACCTCCTCCTCACCGAGATCCCCCTGGGTATTCTCACCGCCGTGGTGGGCGCACCTTTCTTCCTCTACCTGATGACGAGGGGGGGCGGAGAAGTATGA
- a CDS encoding ABC transporter, ATP-binding protein, with amino-acid sequence MSIEVKSLSFSYGTRSVLTDVSFTARQGKLLSVLGPNGVGKSTLFRCILGLLKGYSGQILVDGSDSKALTAREMARRVAYIPQSSYPAFSYSVHDMVLMGTQSRSGPFTAPGREAENLAAQALERLGIEDLAQRSYTKLSGGERQLVLIARALAQQSPILLMDEPTANLDYGNQLRVLSKVRALAEEGYSILQSTHNPEQAYLFSHEILAMKGGGVLALGAPEEVLTAGLVRELYGVEVEVESLRNDKMRVCIPKEELK; translated from the coding sequence ATGAGCATCGAGGTAAAGAGCCTCTCCTTCTCCTACGGTACGCGAAGCGTCCTCACCGATGTAAGTTTCACCGCCCGACAGGGCAAGCTCCTCTCGGTCCTGGGCCCCAACGGCGTGGGGAAGAGCACCCTTTTCCGCTGCATCTTAGGCCTCCTCAAGGGCTATAGCGGTCAAATCCTTGTAGACGGTTCCGATTCCAAGGCCCTCACCGCTCGGGAGATGGCCCGCCGAGTGGCCTATATTCCCCAATCCAGCTACCCTGCCTTCAGCTACTCGGTCCATGATATGGTCCTCATGGGCACCCAGTCCCGCTCCGGCCCTTTCACCGCGCCGGGGCGCGAGGCGGAAAATCTGGCTGCCCAGGCTCTGGAGCGTTTGGGCATCGAAGATCTGGCCCAACGCTCATACACCAAGCTCTCCGGAGGGGAGCGGCAGCTGGTCCTCATCGCCAGGGCCTTGGCACAGCAATCCCCCATCCTCCTCATGGACGAGCCTACCGCTAATTTGGACTACGGGAACCAGCTGCGAGTCCTGTCCAAGGTCCGCGCCTTGGCGGAAGAGGGGTACTCCATACTCCAGTCCACCCACAACCCCGAGCAGGCCTACCTCTTCTCCCACGAGATTTTGGCCATGAAGGGCGGGGGTGTCCTGGCCCTTGGAGCCCCGGAGGAGGTTCTCACCGCCGGTCTGGTCCGCGAGCTCTACGGCGTTGAGGTCGAGGTGGAGAGCTTGCGAAACGATAAAATGCGCGTCTGTATTCCAAAGGAGGAATTGAAATGA
- a CDS encoding Periplasmic binding protein, translating into MKKSLSLVLALILSLSLVLAACSPAAEAPSNTPTPSPTPTVSTTPEPTPAADAVSFTDSAGRTVDVPADISRIAPSGPLAQMVLFALAPEKFVCISTAWSEETEQYIDTAYYNLPVLGQIYGSGSGELNMEALAAADPQLIIDVGEPKKTVVEDMDAITDQTSIPAVHIDAATATMGETYRTLGKLLGLEARAEELASYCDEVYAKTLALMDKVGDNKVSLLYCTGDKGLSVIAQGSYHAEVLDLMGDNLAVVDDPSSKGTGNEVDLEQILLWNPDVVLFAPGSIYTTVKNDPAWQELSAIQTHRYYQVPFGPYNWLGFPPSVNRYMGMLWLGTLLYPDDVDYDLYTEAARYYKLFYHTDLTYAQYSALIDDSIGQ; encoded by the coding sequence ATGAAAAAATCCCTGTCTCTTGTCCTTGCCCTCATCCTGTCCCTCTCCCTCGTTCTGGCGGCCTGTTCCCCAGCCGCCGAAGCCCCCAGCAATACGCCCACACCCTCGCCTACCCCAACCGTCTCCACCACCCCCGAGCCCACCCCGGCTGCCGACGCCGTCTCCTTCACTGACTCCGCCGGGCGCACCGTTGACGTCCCCGCCGATATATCCCGCATCGCCCCCTCCGGCCCCCTGGCCCAGATGGTACTCTTCGCCCTGGCGCCTGAGAAGTTCGTCTGCATCTCCACCGCCTGGTCTGAGGAGACCGAGCAATATATTGACACCGCCTACTATAATCTCCCCGTCCTGGGCCAGATTTACGGCAGCGGCTCCGGCGAGCTGAATATGGAGGCCTTGGCCGCCGCCGACCCCCAGCTCATCATCGATGTGGGCGAGCCTAAGAAAACCGTCGTGGAGGATATGGACGCCATCACTGACCAGACCAGCATTCCCGCTGTGCATATCGACGCCGCTACCGCCACCATGGGGGAGACCTATCGCACCCTCGGCAAGCTCCTGGGCCTGGAGGCACGAGCGGAGGAGCTTGCCTCCTATTGCGACGAGGTGTACGCCAAGACCCTGGCCCTCATGGACAAGGTGGGGGACAATAAGGTGAGCCTCCTCTACTGTACCGGCGACAAGGGCTTGAGCGTCATCGCTCAAGGCTCCTACCACGCCGAGGTGCTGGACCTGATGGGCGATAACCTCGCCGTTGTGGACGACCCCTCCTCCAAGGGCACGGGTAACGAGGTAGATTTGGAGCAAATCCTTTTGTGGAACCCCGACGTCGTCCTCTTCGCCCCTGGCAGCATCTACACCACCGTGAAGAACGACCCCGCCTGGCAGGAGCTCTCCGCCATCCAGACCCACCGCTACTACCAGGTCCCCTTCGGACCGTATAACTGGCTGGGTTTCCCCCCGTCGGTAAACCGCTACATGGGTATGCTGTGGCTCGGCACTCTCCTCTACCCCGATGACGTGGACTACGACCTCTACACCGAGGCCGCCCGGTACTATAAGCTCTTCTATCATACCGACCTCACCTACGCCCAGTACTCCGCCCTTATCGATGACTCCATCGGGCAGTAA
- the iscR gene encoding HTH-type transcriptional regulator IscR, whose product MKISTKGRYALRLMLDLALNAEDTAVPLRDVAARQEISDKYLEQIVTQLARGGLVRSVRGAGGGYLLTRKPEEYQVGEILRQLEGNLAPVSCISGGACCQRVDRCVTIEVWQKIQDAVDSVVDNMTLADLVKRYHEKCPAE is encoded by the coding sequence ATGAAGATTTCCACCAAGGGCCGCTATGCGCTGCGGTTGATGTTGGATTTGGCGCTCAACGCGGAGGACACGGCTGTCCCCCTGCGGGACGTGGCTGCGCGGCAGGAGATTTCCGATAAATATTTGGAGCAGATTGTCACCCAGCTGGCCCGTGGCGGGCTGGTGCGCAGTGTGCGTGGTGCGGGCGGCGGCTACTTATTGACCCGCAAACCCGAGGAGTATCAGGTAGGGGAGATCCTCCGGCAGCTGGAGGGCAACCTGGCCCCGGTGAGCTGCATCAGCGGCGGTGCATGCTGCCAGCGGGTGGACCGCTGCGTTACAATAGAGGTGTGGCAGAAGATCCAGGACGCGGTGGACAGCGTGGTGGACAACATGACTCTGGCCGACCTTGTAAAGCGCTACCACGAAAAATGTCCCGCTGAATAA